From a region of the Deinococcus terrestris genome:
- the fsa gene encoding fructose-6-phosphate aldolase, with protein MEFFIDTAVVDEVREINAWGVLSGVTTNPSLVVASGRDFKEVIQEIAGLVGGAISAEVTALDAEGMIKEGREVAQWSEHVVVKLPLTPAGLQACKTLTGEGIKTNVTLCFSVPQALLAARAGATYISPFAGRVDDIGWDGTELIRQIKEAYVLGDIRTKVLAASIRHPQHVVQSALAGADVATIPYKVFTSMIKHPLTQAGLDAFLADWAKRAGASAETPASEAGTNPQTGGVNAQGGQTK; from the coding sequence ATGGAATTTTTCATCGATACCGCTGTCGTGGACGAGGTCCGCGAGATCAATGCCTGGGGCGTCCTCTCGGGCGTCACCACCAATCCCAGCCTCGTCGTCGCCTCCGGGCGCGACTTCAAGGAAGTCATTCAGGAGATCGCCGGACTCGTCGGCGGGGCCATCAGCGCCGAAGTCACGGCGCTCGACGCCGAGGGCATGATCAAGGAGGGGCGCGAGGTCGCGCAGTGGAGCGAGCACGTCGTCGTCAAGCTGCCCCTCACGCCTGCCGGGCTCCAGGCCTGCAAGACGCTGACGGGCGAGGGCATCAAGACCAACGTGACCCTCTGCTTCTCGGTCCCGCAGGCCCTGCTCGCCGCCCGCGCCGGGGCGACCTACATCAGCCCCTTCGCGGGCCGGGTCGATGACATCGGCTGGGACGGCACCGAGCTGATCCGCCAGATCAAGGAAGCCTACGTGCTGGGCGACATCCGGACCAAGGTGCTCGCGGCGTCGATCCGTCACCCGCAGCATGTCGTGCAGTCCGCGCTGGCCGGGGCGGACGTGGCGACCATTCCCTACAAGGTCTTCACGTCCATGATCAAGCACCCGCTGACCCAGGCGGGCCTCGACGCCTTCCTCGCCGACTGGGCGAAGCGGGCGGGGGCCAGTGCTGAGACGCCCGCGAGCGAGGCGGGCACCAACCCGCAAACGGGCGGCGTCAACGCCCAGGGAGGCCAGACGAAGTGA
- the rho gene encoding transcription termination factor Rho, whose translation MTQPLSAPLPYHELQDKILPELHLIAAGLGIENYRKLKKDTLALAILEKQAEAEGQVLARGFLEISADGYGFLQANLLDPASRSVLVTAGLIKQFHLRTGDEVIGRARKPRENERYGTLVQVEAVNGLDPESARRRPRFDDLTPTFPDHQLVLEDPLMDDSLSLRVVDLLVPIGRGQRALIVAPPKAGKTTLLKKIANSIVKNYPDVTVMVLLVDERPEEVTDFRESVQGAQVIASTFDEPPQHHVRVAEFVHERARRIVEEGGHVVILLDSITRLARANNLVTPPTGRTLSGGLDSNALHWPKRFLGAARNIREGGSLTILATALVETGSRMDDVIFEEFKGTGNAELVLSRRLEERRIFPALDILKSGTRREELLLQPEVLKKMWLLRKVISDMDPADAMEMLLSRMGKTRNNVEFLASLAG comes from the coding sequence GTGACCCAGCCCCTCAGCGCCCCGCTGCCCTACCACGAGCTTCAGGACAAGATCCTCCCCGAGCTGCACCTGATCGCCGCTGGGCTGGGCATCGAGAACTACCGCAAGCTCAAAAAAGACACCCTGGCCCTCGCCATCTTGGAAAAGCAGGCCGAAGCCGAAGGCCAGGTCCTCGCCCGCGGCTTCCTGGAGATCAGCGCCGACGGCTACGGCTTCTTGCAGGCCAATCTGCTCGACCCCGCCTCCCGCAGCGTGCTCGTCACGGCGGGCCTGATCAAGCAGTTCCACCTGCGCACCGGCGACGAGGTGATCGGCCGCGCCCGCAAACCGCGCGAGAACGAACGCTACGGCACCCTGGTGCAGGTCGAAGCCGTCAACGGCCTTGACCCCGAGTCCGCCCGCCGCCGTCCCCGCTTCGACGACCTCACGCCGACCTTCCCCGACCACCAGCTTGTTCTCGAAGACCCGCTGATGGACGACAGCCTCTCCCTGCGAGTGGTGGACCTCCTGGTGCCCATCGGCCGGGGGCAGCGGGCATTGATCGTCGCCCCTCCCAAGGCGGGCAAGACGACCCTGCTGAAGAAGATCGCCAACTCCATCGTCAAGAACTACCCCGACGTGACGGTGATGGTGCTCCTCGTCGACGAGCGCCCCGAGGAGGTCACCGACTTCCGCGAGAGCGTGCAGGGCGCCCAGGTCATCGCCTCCACCTTCGACGAGCCGCCGCAGCACCATGTCCGGGTCGCCGAGTTCGTCCACGAACGCGCCCGCCGCATCGTGGAGGAGGGCGGGCACGTCGTCATTCTGCTCGACTCCATCACCCGCCTCGCCCGCGCGAACAACCTCGTCACGCCGCCCACCGGGCGCACGCTCTCGGGCGGTCTGGATTCCAACGCCCTGCACTGGCCCAAGCGCTTCCTGGGGGCGGCCCGCAACATCCGTGAGGGCGGGTCGCTCACCATCCTGGCGACCGCGCTCGTGGAAACCGGCTCGCGCATGGACGACGTAATCTTCGAGGAGTTCAAGGGGACCGGCAACGCCGAACTCGTGCTCTCGCGCCGCCTCGAAGAGCGCCGCATCTTCCCGGCCCTCGACATCCTGAAGTCCGGCACCCGCCGCGAGGAGCTGCTCCTGCAGCCTGAGGTCCTGAAAAAGATGTGGCTGCTGCGCAAGGTCATCTCCGACATGGACCCCGCCGACGCGATGGAGATGCTGCTCTCGCGCATGGGCAAGACCCGCAACAACGTCGAGTTCCTCGCCAGCCTCGCGGGCTGA
- a CDS encoding peptidoglycan DD-metalloendopeptidase family protein encodes MRESPSWPPLGHRSFLTRSLLLAAFLLAPSATAQPGLPALSGPAERLGAALPRVHLVREDPARLVVVTREAPAQLARRYGVPPSAVTPLPGGQAELPLPPVAPPVREPFRPASVVPHRVQPGETLDTVAARHGLRVVELLGANLDRPSLDDLRAGETLWIPTAERGLLVRVKPGQTALSLIAGYGADLAGTAQANGVLPTTLEPGDFLLLPGVTPDTLHERLLDRREAEEAAREKAEARQRERERLEEKYARQARYEAYLAAQQARERARLQEKYDRYAAYLAWKTSPERQQLNDRYERQAQYEAALAAQAEARRERERRQAEAQAAARSAPTVRPAVAGPVAGLRWPVHGARVTSRFGEEDIDYHKQVFHGGVDLAAPAGTPVYAAAGGTVVESGYGAYGLNVLTGGGGTTLVYGHLSRAAVQAGQTVASGDLLGFVGCTGICTGPHLHFEVRPGGQAVDPLPLLP; translated from the coding sequence GTGCGTGAGTCCCCCTCCTGGCCCCCCCTGGGGCACCGCTCCTTCCTGACCCGCTCCCTGCTGCTCGCCGCCTTCCTGCTGGCGCCCTCGGCGACTGCCCAACCCGGCCTGCCCGCCCTGAGCGGCCCCGCCGAGCGGCTCGGCGCCGCGCTGCCCCGCGTGCACCTCGTGCGCGAGGACCCCGCCCGGCTCGTCGTCGTGACCCGCGAGGCTCCGGCGCAACTCGCCCGCCGCTACGGGGTGCCGCCTTCGGCGGTGACGCCGCTGCCCGGCGGGCAGGCCGAGTTGCCCCTGCCTCCGGTCGCCCCGCCCGTCCGCGAACCCTTCCGCCCGGCGTCGGTCGTGCCCCACCGGGTGCAGCCCGGCGAGACGCTGGACACCGTGGCCGCCCGGCACGGCCTGCGCGTGGTCGAGCTCCTGGGCGCCAACCTCGACCGCCCCAGCCTCGACGACTTGCGGGCAGGGGAGACCCTCTGGATTCCCACCGCCGAGCGCGGCCTGCTCGTGCGCGTCAAGCCGGGCCAGACTGCCCTGTCCCTGATCGCGGGCTACGGGGCCGACCTCGCGGGGACGGCGCAGGCAAACGGGGTGCTGCCCACCACCCTGGAGCCGGGGGACTTCCTGCTGCTGCCCGGCGTGACGCCCGACACCCTGCACGAGCGTCTCCTCGACCGCCGCGAGGCCGAGGAGGCCGCCCGCGAAAAGGCCGAGGCCCGGCAGCGCGAGCGCGAACGCCTGGAGGAAAAGTACGCCCGCCAGGCCCGTTACGAGGCCTACCTCGCCGCCCAGCAGGCCCGCGAACGCGCCCGATTGCAGGAGAAGTACGACCGCTACGCCGCCTACCTCGCCTGGAAGACCAGCCCCGAGCGCCAGCAACTCAACGACCGCTACGAGCGCCAGGCCCAGTACGAGGCCGCCCTCGCCGCCCAGGCGGAGGCCCGCCGCGAGCGCGAGCGCCGTCAAGCCGAAGCCCAGGCGGCGGCCCGCTCGGCCCCGACCGTCCGCCCGGCGGTCGCTGGCCCCGTCGCCGGGCTGCGCTGGCCCGTCCACGGAGCCCGAGTCACCAGCCGCTTCGGCGAAGAGGACATCGACTACCACAAGCAGGTCTTCCACGGCGGGGTGGACCTCGCCGCCCCCGCCGGGACCCCGGTGTACGCGGCGGCGGGCGGCACTGTCGTGGAAAGCGGCTACGGCGCCTACGGCCTGAATGTGCTGACCGGTGGGGGCGGCACCACCCTGGTCTACGGCCACCTCAGCCGCGCGGCGGTGCAGGCCGGGCAGACGGTGGCCTCCGGCGACTTGCTGGGCTTTGTGGGCTGCACCGGCATCTGCACCGGCCCCCACCTGCACTTCGAGGTCCGCCCCGGCGGGCAGGCGGTCGACCCGCTTCCGCTGCTCCCGTGA
- a CDS encoding response regulator — MTVPSGLPLRLLVVDDEVQILELLALTLELQGFTVTPARSGPEALAALEDRPLPDLIVMDVLMAPWDGFETVRRLHACFGERLPPVVFLSGLNRPPTLPAGVTCEYLVKPFRPSELVACLRRLARPES; from the coding sequence GTGACGGTCCCCTCCGGGCTGCCGCTGCGGCTGCTCGTCGTCGACGACGAGGTGCAGATTCTCGAATTGCTGGCCCTGACCCTGGAACTTCAGGGCTTCACCGTCACCCCCGCCCGCAGCGGCCCCGAGGCCCTCGCTGCCCTGGAGGACCGCCCCCTGCCCGACCTGATCGTGATGGACGTGCTGATGGCCCCCTGGGACGGCTTCGAGACGGTGCGGCGCCTCCACGCCTGCTTCGGCGAGCGCCTCCCCCCGGTCGTCTTCCTCTCCGGCCTCAACCGTCCGCCCACCCTGCCCGCCGGGGTGACCTGCGAGTATCTCGTCAAGCCCTTCCGCCCCTCCGAACTCGTGGCCTGCCTGCGCCGCCTCGCCCGGCCTGAAAGCTGA
- the pdxS gene encoding pyridoxal 5'-phosphate synthase lyase subunit PdxS gives MTQTPHHQTPQTGTPALKEGFAEMFKGGVIMDVVTAEQARIAEAAGATAVMALERVPADIRKDGGVARMSDPRMIKEIMAAVTIPVMAKVRIGHIVEARILEAIGVDFIDESEVLTPADDQFHILKTDFRVPFVCGAKNLGEALRRVGEGASMIRTKGEAGTGNVVEAVRHARTVLGEIRALQARPAEELMTLARDLQAPYHLVQYVHAHGKLPVVNFAAGGVATPADAALMMHLGLDGVFVGSGIFKSSDPERRARAIVKAVTHWQNPDVLAEVSEDLGAPMTGINIDSLIPEERLAGRGW, from the coding sequence ATGACCCAGACCCCCCACCACCAGACTCCCCAGACCGGAACCCCCGCCCTCAAGGAAGGCTTCGCCGAGATGTTCAAGGGCGGCGTGATCATGGATGTGGTGACCGCCGAGCAGGCCCGCATCGCGGAGGCGGCCGGGGCGACTGCCGTGATGGCACTCGAGCGCGTCCCCGCCGACATTCGCAAGGACGGCGGCGTCGCCCGCATGAGCGATCCGCGCATGATCAAGGAGATCATGGCCGCCGTGACCATCCCGGTGATGGCGAAGGTCCGCATCGGCCACATCGTGGAGGCGCGGATTCTGGAGGCCATCGGGGTGGACTTCATTGACGAGTCGGAGGTCCTGACCCCCGCCGACGACCAGTTTCACATCCTCAAGACCGACTTCCGGGTGCCCTTCGTCTGCGGGGCCAAGAACCTCGGCGAGGCCCTGCGCCGGGTGGGCGAGGGCGCCAGCATGATCCGCACCAAGGGCGAGGCCGGGACCGGCAACGTCGTCGAGGCCGTCCGCCACGCCCGCACCGTGCTGGGGGAAATCCGCGCCCTCCAGGCCCGCCCCGCCGAGGAGCTGATGACCCTGGCCCGTGACCTCCAGGCGCCCTACCACCTCGTCCAGTATGTCCACGCGCACGGCAAGCTGCCCGTTGTGAACTTCGCCGCCGGGGGCGTCGCCACTCCCGCCGACGCCGCGCTGATGATGCACCTCGGCCTCGACGGCGTGTTTGTCGGCAGCGGCATCTTCAAGAGCAGTGACCCCGAGCGCCGCGCCCGCGCCATCGTCAAGGCCGTCACCCACTGGCAGAACCCGGATGTGCTCGCCGAGGTCAGCGAGGACCTGGGTGCCCCCATGACCGGGATCAACATCGACAGCCTGATTCCCGAAGAGCGCCTCGCGGGACGCGGATGGTAA
- the pdxT gene encoding pyridoxal 5'-phosphate synthase glutaminase subunit PdxT produces MVTGAAPRVGVLALQGAFREHRHRLESLGARVTEVRLPTDLAGLGGLILPGGESTTMARLMDEYDLWDPMRDFHASGGALWGTCAGAILLAREVEGAPPQFGGRQRSLGLLDLTVRRNAFGRQVDSFQTSLDVRGLGAPFPAVFIRAPAFTGVGEGTAVLATHAGAAVLARQGRVLASAFHPELTGDARLHRLFLGLVQEAVPAL; encoded by the coding sequence ATGGTAACAGGGGCCGCCCCGCGCGTCGGGGTCCTCGCCCTGCAAGGCGCCTTCCGCGAGCACCGCCACAGACTGGAGTCGCTGGGAGCGCGGGTCACCGAAGTCCGCCTCCCCACCGACCTCGCCGGGCTCGGGGGCCTGATCCTCCCCGGTGGCGAGAGCACCACCATGGCCCGGCTGATGGACGAGTACGACTTGTGGGACCCCATGCGTGACTTCCACGCTTCCGGCGGGGCGCTGTGGGGCACCTGCGCCGGGGCGATCCTGCTCGCCCGCGAGGTGGAAGGCGCGCCCCCGCAGTTCGGCGGGCGGCAGCGCAGCCTGGGCCTCCTGGACCTCACCGTGCGCCGCAACGCCTTCGGGCGGCAGGTGGACTCCTTTCAGACCTCCCTGGACGTGCGCGGGCTGGGCGCCCCCTTTCCCGCCGTCTTTATCCGCGCCCCCGCCTTCACCGGGGTGGGGGAGGGGACCGCGGTGCTCGCCACCCACGCCGGGGCCGCCGTGCTTGCCCGCCAGGGCCGCGTCCTCGCTTCCGCCTTCCACCCCGAGCTGACCGGAGACGCTCGGCTGCACCGGCTCTTTCTGGGGCTGGTGCAGGAGGCCGTGCCCGCGCTTTAA
- a CDS encoding alpha/beta fold hydrolase, with protein MPARPSRSRPHEFRSGGAALRYAVTGEGDPILLVHGLSGSGRWWRRNVPALAASHRVYVLDLAAYGYGLPPHHRSPGVRGAAALIAALIDHLGLTRVTLIGHSMGGHISIHVAALRPQQVDHLVLACASGLLAGPRARLALNLPRAAVTGRVAFVPRVIADAARTGPLKLWQSAGDLLRDSVQDLLPNLTARTLVVWGARDALVPPAIGRRLAAAIPGARYAEVPRAGHVVMVDAPEAFNALVLDFLAERGEVRA; from the coding sequence GTGCCCGCCCGACCTTCCCGTTCCCGTCCCCACGAGTTCCGTTCGGGCGGCGCGGCCCTGCGCTACGCGGTGACCGGGGAGGGCGACCCCATCTTGCTGGTGCATGGCCTGAGCGGGTCGGGCCGCTGGTGGCGCCGCAACGTCCCGGCGCTCGCGGCCTCTCACCGGGTCTACGTGCTGGACCTCGCGGCCTACGGCTACGGCCTGCCGCCCCACCACCGCTCGCCCGGCGTGCGGGGAGCGGCGGCCCTCATCGCGGCCCTGATCGATCACCTCGGCCTGACCCGCGTGACCCTGATCGGGCACTCGATGGGGGGGCACATCTCTATCCATGTGGCGGCGCTGCGGCCCCAGCAGGTAGATCACCTCGTGCTGGCGTGCGCGAGCGGCCTGCTCGCTGGCCCCCGCGCACGCCTGGCCCTGAACCTGCCCCGCGCCGCCGTGACCGGGCGGGTGGCCTTCGTGCCCCGCGTGATCGCGGACGCGGCCCGCACTGGTCCCCTGAAACTCTGGCAAAGCGCCGGGGACCTGCTGCGCGACAGTGTGCAGGACCTGCTGCCGAACCTCACCGCCCGCACCCTGGTGGTCTGGGGGGCGCGGGACGCCCTGGTGCCCCCCGCCATCGGCCGCCGCCTCGCCGCCGCGATTCCCGGCGCCCGCTACGCCGAAGTACCCCGCGCCGGGCACGTCGTGATGGTGGACGCGCCGGAGGCCTTTAACGCCCTGGTGCTGGACTTTCTGGCCGAGCGCGGCGAGGTCCGCGCTTGA
- a CDS encoding alpha/beta fold hydrolase, with product MSGRPLYLTVRGLRTHAWVRGEGPPLVLVPGLGCASWMYVRVSRELARGRTVYVYDPPGHGHSAGRPGFPRVIEDLTDHLAAWLDRAGLSGAPVFGHSLGGEVIFDLAARYPHATSALIACAPTGIPENPSVRVQLRRLLRDLPRERPGLFCPGAVAYLRSGPTLMYRLAQDQSEHDTGPLLPYVSVPTLLLNGTRDPVIQSWTVQAICRAIPHAVVRDVQGGTHALTDTFPRTVSRLTLDFLTAPS from the coding sequence TTGAGTGGCCGCCCCCTGTACCTGACGGTGCGCGGCCTGAGAACCCACGCCTGGGTGCGCGGCGAGGGGCCGCCCCTGGTGCTGGTGCCGGGGCTGGGCTGCGCCTCGTGGATGTACGTGCGCGTCTCGCGCGAACTCGCCCGGGGCCGCACCGTCTATGTCTATGACCCCCCCGGCCACGGCCACAGCGCCGGGCGCCCCGGCTTTCCGCGCGTGATCGAGGACCTCACCGACCACCTCGCCGCGTGGCTGGACCGGGCAGGCCTGAGTGGGGCGCCGGTCTTCGGCCATTCCCTCGGCGGGGAAGTGATTTTTGACCTCGCCGCCCGCTACCCCCACGCAACCTCCGCGCTGATCGCCTGCGCCCCCACCGGCATCCCCGAAAATCCCAGCGTGCGCGTGCAGCTCCGGCGTCTCTTGCGCGACCTCCCGCGCGAGCGCCCCGGCCTCTTTTGCCCCGGCGCCGTGGCCTACCTCCGTTCCGGACCCACCCTGATGTACCGCCTCGCGCAGGACCAGAGCGAGCACGACACGGGCCCGCTGCTCCCCTACGTCAGCGTCCCCACCCTGCTGCTCAACGGCACCCGCGACCCCGTGATCCAGTCCTGGACCGTGCAGGCGATCTGCCGTGCCATTCCCCATGCGGTCGTGCGCGACGTGCAGGGCGGCACCCACGCCCTGACCGACACCTTTCCCCGCACCGTTTCCCGCCTGACCTTGGATTTTTTAACTGCCCCCTCATAG
- a CDS encoding Gfo/Idh/MocA family protein, with protein sequence MTVTVAVLGCGNRGADVYARHLAAQGARVTHLVDPRPARLAEVAARHGLGPEVCFPDPEAFFVPGRVADAVVIATPDDAHVEPCLRALALGYDVLLEKPICLDEADLDRLLAAEAASQGRVTVCHVLRATPFFQAVAAGLAAGRLGRLVGITHAENVAWWHYAHSYVRGNWAQSPPAAPFLLAKSSHDLDLLRAWAGSPPVRVSSEGGLHHFRPEEAPPGAADRCVRCPVMDCPYDARVIYPPRDPHTWPVTVLTAGGVSLADALEQGPYGRCVYSGANNQPDHQSVTVTFAAGVVATLTVSAFTHNNTRTLRLLGTHGELRGQMERGELEWHDFRTGAVTSQVVDTSGTHGGGDVGLVAGWLAFLRGEAGVPTPLSESLDSHRMAFAAERARERGTVEGV encoded by the coding sequence ATGACCGTTACCGTCGCGGTGCTGGGCTGCGGGAATCGGGGCGCGGACGTGTATGCCCGGCACCTCGCCGCGCAGGGGGCACGGGTGACCCATCTGGTGGACCCCCGCCCCGCCCGGCTCGCGGAGGTGGCGGCGCGGCATGGGCTGGGGCCGGAGGTCTGTTTCCCTGACCCGGAGGCCTTCTTCGTCCCCGGCCGGGTGGCCGACGCGGTGGTGATCGCCACCCCGGACGACGCCCATGTGGAGCCGTGCCTGCGGGCGCTCGCGCTGGGCTACGACGTGCTGCTGGAAAAGCCGATCTGCCTGGACGAGGCCGACCTGGACCGCCTCCTCGCGGCGGAGGCGGCCTCGCAGGGCCGCGTGACCGTCTGTCATGTGCTGCGGGCCACACCCTTCTTTCAGGCGGTGGCGGCGGGGCTGGCGGCGGGACGGCTGGGGCGGCTGGTCGGCATCACGCACGCGGAGAACGTGGCGTGGTGGCACTATGCCCACTCCTACGTGCGGGGCAACTGGGCGCAGTCTCCCCCGGCGGCGCCTTTTCTCCTCGCCAAGAGCAGCCACGACCTTGACCTGCTGCGGGCGTGGGCAGGCTCGCCCCCCGTGCGGGTGAGCAGCGAGGGCGGCCTGCACCACTTCCGGCCGGAGGAGGCACCGCCCGGCGCCGCCGACCGCTGCGTGCGGTGTCCGGTCATGGATTGCCCGTACGACGCGCGGGTCATCTACCCGCCCCGCGATCCGCACACGTGGCCGGTCACCGTGCTGACGGCGGGCGGCGTTTCCCTCGCCGACGCGCTGGAGCAGGGGCCGTACGGCCGCTGCGTCTACAGCGGCGCGAACAACCAGCCTGACCACCAGAGTGTCACCGTGACGTTTGCGGCTGGGGTGGTCGCCACCCTGACCGTCAGCGCCTTCACGCACAACAACACCCGGACGCTCCGGCTGCTGGGCACGCACGGTGAGTTGCGCGGTCAGATGGAGCGCGGAGAGCTGGAGTGGCACGACTTCCGCACAGGCGCGGTCACGTCTCAGGTCGTGGACACCTCCGGCACCCACGGCGGCGGGGATGTGGGGCTGGTCGCGGGGTGGCTGGCTTTCCTGCGCGGTGAAGCGGGTGTGCCCACTCCCCTCTCCGAGTCGCTGGATTCCCACCGAATGGCGTTTGCGGCAGAGCGGGCGAGGGAGAGGGGGACGGTGGAAGGGGTATAG
- a CDS encoding dipeptide epimerase: protein MSVTWETRELHTARPFGIARWTHASYPRTFVTFAQGGVEGRGEAAPNAFYGETRGTVEAVLPLLAPALTDPWDWEGLRERLGAVMPFHHPSVKCALEMAAVEWCARSAGVPVWRLLGLSPSPLPESSYTVSLGELGVMRGEAREAVARGHGVLKVKLGTGQDEQIVEALREEAPHVALRVDANAAWTRHRARRLLGVLEAAGVEFVEQPLAAGDLEGHAELRRFARIPVVADESLHHVSDVRALANAFDGVNLKLAKLGGPLQALGALRLARAHGLSVMMGCMIESSLGIAAAAHLAGLCDWADLDGALLLGDDPFTGLKWEAGRLSRPEGVGWGVELK, encoded by the coding sequence ATGAGCGTGACTTGGGAAACGCGCGAACTGCACACGGCCCGGCCCTTCGGCATCGCCCGCTGGACGCATGCGAGCTACCCGCGCACCTTCGTCACTTTCGCGCAAGGCGGGGTGGAGGGCCGGGGCGAGGCCGCGCCGAACGCCTTCTACGGCGAGACGCGCGGCACGGTGGAGGCGGTGCTGCCACTGCTCGCGCCCGCGCTGACCGACCCCTGGGACTGGGAGGGGCTGCGGGAGCGGCTGGGGGCCGTGATGCCCTTTCACCACCCCAGCGTGAAGTGCGCCCTGGAGATGGCGGCCGTGGAGTGGTGCGCCCGCTCCGCTGGGGTTCCGGTGTGGCGGCTGCTGGGCCTCTCGCCCTCACCGCTGCCGGAGAGCAGCTATACGGTCAGCCTGGGCGAGCTCGGCGTGATGCGGGGAGAGGCGCGGGAGGCGGTGGCCCGTGGGCACGGGGTGCTGAAGGTCAAGCTGGGGACGGGGCAGGACGAGCAAATCGTGGAGGCCTTGCGTGAGGAGGCCCCGCACGTGGCCCTGCGGGTGGACGCGAACGCCGCGTGGACCCGGCACCGGGCGCGGCGGCTGCTCGGCGTGCTGGAGGCCGCCGGGGTGGAGTTCGTGGAGCAGCCCCTCGCGGCGGGCGACCTGGAAGGGCACGCGGAGCTGCGCCGCTTCGCCCGCATTCCGGTGGTCGCGGACGAGAGCCTGCACCACGTCTCGGACGTGCGGGCGCTGGCGAACGCCTTTGACGGGGTGAACCTCAAGCTCGCCAAGCTGGGTGGGCCGCTCCAGGCACTGGGCGCCCTGCGCCTGGCCCGCGCCCACGGCCTGAGCGTGATGATGGGCTGCATGATCGAGAGTTCTCTGGGGATTGCGGCCGCCGCACACCTCGCCGGGTTGTGCGACTGGGCTGATCTGGACGGGGCGCTGCTGCTGGGAGACGACCCCTTCACGGGCCTGAAGTGGGAGGCCGGTCGGCTTTCGCGGCCGGAGGGCGTGGGCTGGGGAGTAGAACTGAAATGA
- a CDS encoding C40 family peptidase, which yields MTVSDPLPDPRTHAYDPEGGWAEDTLRGLLPERDWTWVTARPARAGNARLSLRARPDALAPQVTEALPGEALEVLREEGGWARVRTLGDGYLGWARIAGVLLGDAPSGETLTVGALRAHAYAGPKVSQPLMAELCLGARLTRGAGEVVVESGRRWVPVTLPDGTGAWVGEGVLSPIPADDVADLALRLLGTPYVWGGRSAWGLDCSGLTGLAYGWAGRTLPRDADMQQAFLTPVEGARRGDLAFFPGHVGLMLDGRRMVHANATHMRVTVETLGEGDYGARLAESLTGFGRWTR from the coding sequence GTGACGGTTTCCGACCCCCTCCCCGACCCCCGCACCCACGCCTACGACCCGGAGGGGGGGTGGGCCGAGGACACGCTGCGCGGCCTGCTGCCCGAACGTGACTGGACCTGGGTGACCGCCCGGCCTGCCCGCGCCGGGAACGCCCGCCTGAGCCTGCGGGCACGCCCCGACGCTCTCGCCCCGCAGGTGACCGAAGCTCTGCCGGGCGAGGCGCTGGAGGTGCTGCGGGAGGAGGGCGGCTGGGCACGGGTGCGGACCCTGGGCGACGGCTACCTGGGCTGGGCGCGGATAGCGGGAGTTCTGTTGGGTGACGCGCCCTCCGGCGAGACCCTGACCGTGGGTGCCCTGCGAGCCCACGCCTACGCGGGGCCGAAGGTCAGCCAGCCCCTGATGGCCGAGCTCTGCCTGGGAGCGCGGCTGACGCGGGGAGCGGGCGAGGTCGTGGTGGAGTCGGGGCGGCGCTGGGTGCCCGTGACGCTCCCGGACGGAACCGGGGCCTGGGTGGGCGAGGGGGTCCTCTCTCCCATTCCGGCGGATGACGTGGCCGACCTCGCCCTGCGGCTGCTGGGCACGCCCTACGTGTGGGGCGGGCGCAGCGCGTGGGGGCTGGACTGCTCGGGGCTGACCGGGCTGGCCTACGGGTGGGCGGGCCGTACCCTGCCGCGTGACGCCGATATGCAGCAGGCCTTTCTGACCCCGGTGGAGGGTGCGCGGCGCGGCGACCTCGCCTTTTTCCCCGGCCACGTCGGGCTGATGCTGGACGGGCGGCGGATGGTCCACGCCAACGCGACCCACATGCGGGTGACCGTGGAGACGCTGGGCGAGGGCGACTACGGGGCGCGGCTGGCCGAGTCCCTGACCGGCTTCGGGCGGTGGACGCGATGA